A single genomic interval of Procambarus clarkii isolate CNS0578487 chromosome 17, FALCON_Pclarkii_2.0, whole genome shotgun sequence harbors:
- the LOC123772537 gene encoding keratin-associated protein 10-2-like, whose translation MLWYTGTSCYVLWYRLCHQLCRAVVQVPVTSCAVLWYRFLSPAVPCCGTGSCHQLCRAVVQVPVTSCVVLWYRFLSPAVSCCGTGSCHQLCRAVVQVPVTSCVVLWYRFLSPAVSCCGTGSCHQLCRAVVQVPVTSCVVLWYRFLSPAVSCCGTLSPAVSCCGTLSPAVSCCGAGSCHQLCHAVVQVL comes from the coding sequence ATGCTGTGGTACACTGGTACCAGCTGTTACGTGCTGTGGTACAGGCTCTGTCACCAGCTGTGTCGTGCTGTGGTACAGGTTCCTGTCACCAGCTGTGCCGTGCTGTGGTACAGGTTCCTGTCACCAGCTGTGCCGTGCTGTGGTACAGGTTCCTGTCACCAGCTGTGTCGTGCTGTGGTACAGGTTCCTGTCACCAGCTGTGTCGTGCTGTGGTACAGGTTCCTGTCACCAGCTGTGTCGTGCTGTGGTACAGGTTCCTGTCACCAGCTGTGTCGTGCTGTGGTACAGGTTCCTGTCACCAGTTGTGTCGTGCTGTGGTACAGGTTCCTGTCACCAGCTGTGTCATGCTGTGGTACAGGTTCCTGTCACCAGCTGTGTCGTGCTGTGGTACAGGTTCCTGTCACCAGTTGTGTCGTGCTGTGGTACAGGTTCCTGTCACCAGCTGTGTCATGCTGTGGTACACTGTCACCAGCTGTGTCATGCTGTGGTACACTGTCACCAGCTGTGTCGTGCTGTGGTGCAGGCTCCTGTCACCAACTGTGTCATGCTGTGGTACAGGTTCTGTGA